A genomic stretch from Lathyrus oleraceus cultivar Zhongwan6 chromosome 2, CAAS_Psat_ZW6_1.0, whole genome shotgun sequence includes:
- the LOC127119374 gene encoding uncharacterized protein LOC127119374 isoform X1, producing the protein MASDQENSQDANAPDDTSEKEITRGITIMKSIIRDRDKAVTYNVNWNADNQLIGYNAAKLASYIGTLVRMHIPITATRWSNKELGSAKDKIWTEILRSFNIEDTTIRKKYILQLAGKRHRGWRTFLTNKYLKDKENFFVEYDPEYPVKYAIFITEEEWVAFVDQRRDENFKKVSATNRERASNPTYAYKKGRLGYARLEEKILDETKSDATSLPPHVLWKEARVGKDGTVRDDVQHIYDECETLSQSISTAEDQENRSVLSRALNVPEYPGRVRGKGHGCTPTSLYKNPRRRNPSNQEVMETLQALQAQVLQLQKDNERYRCMEKCSSQLKETSEKASINCQNKFPEGISSCQLYLSSPTYRLVGKGKVHNTSGDLLHHRPLPDGHLKVSVDVVLDKDALLPIPDIVSETTLLRDAIGSFVAWPLDLIFIDDEDKGILRHNESVASQKEVFAQGSQQLSQKIGSRQKNKRDLPVTSLPKKGAFVPRYQISLETLVDSSDMATAGAIRLLDMEEDIFGYSCTETIGKEDLEHIFRHQELGVGVIHTYIRFLYDNFTRGNDQLSNRFRFVSSSLVNKALICREPDSCREYLVKRFMASSTNNLYLWPYNSGCHWLLLAIDPLKEVVYFLNSIDGEWTNYPDMKQLVDTSIKVFRSQRQARVPRTKSSNITWIKVQCPLQRNGIDCGYFVMRFMREIINMNQIEIPITYFDEYKCAHYTRLQLEQIKEELCQYFIEKRLISI; encoded by the exons ATGGCTAGTGATCAAGAAAACTCACAAGATGCAAATGCTCCTGATGATACTTCAGAAAAAGAAATTACACGAGGCATCACTATTATGAAGAGTATCATTCGTGATAGAGATAAAGCAGTAACATATAATGTAAATTGGAATGCTGATAACCAACTAATTGGGTATAATGCTGCAAAGTTGGCAAGCTACATTGGTACACTTGTTCGTATGCACATTCCAATCACTGCTACAAGATGGAGTAATAAAGAGTTGGGTAGCGCTAAAGATAAGATTTGGACTGAGATACTG AGGTCTTTTAACATTGAAGATACAACTATCCGAAAAAAGTATATActtcaattggccggaaaaagacaCAGAGGGTGGAGAACGTTTTTAACAAACAAGTATCTTAAGGACAAAGAAAATTTTTTTGTTGAATATGATCCGGAATATCCAGTGAAGTATGCGATCTTCATTACAGAAGAAGAATGGGTTGCTTTTGTAGACCAAAGAAGAGACGAAAATTTCAAGAAAGTGAGTGCCACAAATCGCGAGAGAGCGTCAAATCCCACgtatgcatacaaaaaagggcgtTTGGGATATGCACGCTTAGAGGAAAAAATT TTAGACGAGAcgaaaagtgacgcaacatcaCTTCCGCCACATGTTTTGTGGAAAGAAGCTCGTGTGGGAAAGGATGGAACTGTTAGGGATGACGTTCAACATATTTATGATGAATGT GAGACCCTATCTCAATCGATAAGCACAGCTGAGGACCAGGAGAACAGGAGCGTACTTAGTAGAGcactaaatgttcctgagtatcCCGGTCGGGTGAGGGGTAAAGGGCATGGTTGTACTCCAACTTCCTTGTATAAGAATCCAAGGAGAAGAAATCCTagcaatcaagaagtgatggAGACGTTGCAGGCATTACAAGCGCAAGTTCTTCAATTGCAAAAGGATAATGAGAGATATAGGTGTATGGAAAAGTGCAGTTCACAGTTGAAAGAAACTAGTGAGAAAGCCAGTATCAATTGTCAAAAtaaatttcccgag ggcatttcatCTTGTCAGCTATACTTATCGTCACCGACTTATCGCctagttggcaagggaaaagtgcacaacacttcgggaGATTTACTTCACCATAGACCGCTCCCGGATGGACACCTTAAAGTATCGGTTGATGTTGTATTAGATAAGGATGCGTTGCTACCGATACCTGACATTGTTTCAGAGACAACATTGCTGCGAGATGCAATAGGATCATTTGTTGCATGGCCCTTGGATCTCATTTTCATTGATGATGAG GATAAAGGGATTTTGCGGCACAACGAgtctgttgcatcacaaaaagaG GTATTTGCTCAAGGGTCACAACAACTGAGCCAGAAAATTGGTAGTCGACAGAAAAACAAAAGGGATCTTCCAGTGACTTCTTTGCCAAAAAAAGGTGCTTTTGTGCCTCGATACCAGATATCTCTTGAAACACTTGTTGACTCATCAGATATGGCAACAGCTGGTGCTATTCGCTTACTGGATATGGAGGAAGATATCTTTGGTTATTCATGCACTGAAACAATCGGAAAAGAAGATCTGGAACATATTTTTCGGCATCAAGAATTAGGCGTCGGTGTTATACACACATACATCCG GTTCTTGTATGACAATTTCACGCGCGGGAATGATCAATTGTCAAACAGATTCCGTTTCGTGTCTTCCTCCCTGGTCAACAAAGCATTAATTTGTAGGGAACCGGATTCATGTAGAGAGTACTTAGTCAAGAGATTCATGGCCAGCAGTACAAACAACTTGTATCTTTGGCCGTATAATTCAGG GTGTCACTGGTTGTTGCTTGCTATTGATCCTTTAAAAGAAGTGGTATATTTTCTGAATTCGATAGATGGTGAATGGACAAATTATCCGGATATGAAGCAATTAGTTGATAC atCAATAAAAGTGTTCCGATCTCAAAGACAAGCTCGAGTACCACGTACTAAATCCAGCAACATTACGTGGATAAAAGTGCAG TGTCCTCTACAGCGCAACGGTATCGATTGCGGATACTTTGTAATGAGGTTTATGAGGGAAATCATTAATATGAATCAAATAGAGATTCCAATCACG tactttgatgaatacaagtgtgctcattacacgagactgcagttggaacaaatcaaggaggaattgtgtcaatattttattgagaaaagattaattagtatataa
- the LOC127119374 gene encoding uncharacterized protein LOC127119374 isoform X2: MASDQENSQDANAPDDTSEKEITRGITIMKSIIRDRDKAVTYNVNWNADNQLIGYNAAKLASYIGTLVRMHIPITATRWSNKELGSAKDKIWTEILRSFNIEDTTIRKKYILQLAGKRHRGWRTFLTNKYLKDKENFFVEYDPEYPVKYAIFITEEEWVAFVDQRRDENFKKVSATNRERASNPTYAYKKGRLGYARLEEKILDETKSDATSLPPHVLWKEARVGKDGTVRDDVQHIYDECETLSQSISTAEDQENRSVLSRALNVPEYPGRVRGKGHGCTPTSLYKNPRRRNPSNQEVMETLQALQAQVLQLQKDNERYRCMEKCSSQLKETSEKASINCQNKFPEGISSCQLYLSSPTYRLVGKGKVHNTSGDLLHHRPLPDGHLKVSVDVVLDKDALLPIPDIVSETTLLRDAIGSFVAWPLDLIFIDDEVFAQGSQQLSQKIGSRQKNKRDLPVTSLPKKGAFVPRYQISLETLVDSSDMATAGAIRLLDMEEDIFGYSCTETIGKEDLEHIFRHQELGVGVIHTYIRFLYDNFTRGNDQLSNRFRFVSSSLVNKALICREPDSCREYLVKRFMASSTNNLYLWPYNSGCHWLLLAIDPLKEVVYFLNSIDGEWTNYPDMKQLVDTSIKVFRSQRQARVPRTKSSNITWIKVQCPLQRNGIDCGYFVMRFMREIINMNQIEIPITYFDEYKCAHYTRLQLEQIKEELCQYFIEKRLISI; the protein is encoded by the exons ATGGCTAGTGATCAAGAAAACTCACAAGATGCAAATGCTCCTGATGATACTTCAGAAAAAGAAATTACACGAGGCATCACTATTATGAAGAGTATCATTCGTGATAGAGATAAAGCAGTAACATATAATGTAAATTGGAATGCTGATAACCAACTAATTGGGTATAATGCTGCAAAGTTGGCAAGCTACATTGGTACACTTGTTCGTATGCACATTCCAATCACTGCTACAAGATGGAGTAATAAAGAGTTGGGTAGCGCTAAAGATAAGATTTGGACTGAGATACTG AGGTCTTTTAACATTGAAGATACAACTATCCGAAAAAAGTATATActtcaattggccggaaaaagacaCAGAGGGTGGAGAACGTTTTTAACAAACAAGTATCTTAAGGACAAAGAAAATTTTTTTGTTGAATATGATCCGGAATATCCAGTGAAGTATGCGATCTTCATTACAGAAGAAGAATGGGTTGCTTTTGTAGACCAAAGAAGAGACGAAAATTTCAAGAAAGTGAGTGCCACAAATCGCGAGAGAGCGTCAAATCCCACgtatgcatacaaaaaagggcgtTTGGGATATGCACGCTTAGAGGAAAAAATT TTAGACGAGAcgaaaagtgacgcaacatcaCTTCCGCCACATGTTTTGTGGAAAGAAGCTCGTGTGGGAAAGGATGGAACTGTTAGGGATGACGTTCAACATATTTATGATGAATGT GAGACCCTATCTCAATCGATAAGCACAGCTGAGGACCAGGAGAACAGGAGCGTACTTAGTAGAGcactaaatgttcctgagtatcCCGGTCGGGTGAGGGGTAAAGGGCATGGTTGTACTCCAACTTCCTTGTATAAGAATCCAAGGAGAAGAAATCCTagcaatcaagaagtgatggAGACGTTGCAGGCATTACAAGCGCAAGTTCTTCAATTGCAAAAGGATAATGAGAGATATAGGTGTATGGAAAAGTGCAGTTCACAGTTGAAAGAAACTAGTGAGAAAGCCAGTATCAATTGTCAAAAtaaatttcccgag ggcatttcatCTTGTCAGCTATACTTATCGTCACCGACTTATCGCctagttggcaagggaaaagtgcacaacacttcgggaGATTTACTTCACCATAGACCGCTCCCGGATGGACACCTTAAAGTATCGGTTGATGTTGTATTAGATAAGGATGCGTTGCTACCGATACCTGACATTGTTTCAGAGACAACATTGCTGCGAGATGCAATAGGATCATTTGTTGCATGGCCCTTGGATCTCATTTTCATTGATGATGAG GTATTTGCTCAAGGGTCACAACAACTGAGCCAGAAAATTGGTAGTCGACAGAAAAACAAAAGGGATCTTCCAGTGACTTCTTTGCCAAAAAAAGGTGCTTTTGTGCCTCGATACCAGATATCTCTTGAAACACTTGTTGACTCATCAGATATGGCAACAGCTGGTGCTATTCGCTTACTGGATATGGAGGAAGATATCTTTGGTTATTCATGCACTGAAACAATCGGAAAAGAAGATCTGGAACATATTTTTCGGCATCAAGAATTAGGCGTCGGTGTTATACACACATACATCCG GTTCTTGTATGACAATTTCACGCGCGGGAATGATCAATTGTCAAACAGATTCCGTTTCGTGTCTTCCTCCCTGGTCAACAAAGCATTAATTTGTAGGGAACCGGATTCATGTAGAGAGTACTTAGTCAAGAGATTCATGGCCAGCAGTACAAACAACTTGTATCTTTGGCCGTATAATTCAGG GTGTCACTGGTTGTTGCTTGCTATTGATCCTTTAAAAGAAGTGGTATATTTTCTGAATTCGATAGATGGTGAATGGACAAATTATCCGGATATGAAGCAATTAGTTGATAC atCAATAAAAGTGTTCCGATCTCAAAGACAAGCTCGAGTACCACGTACTAAATCCAGCAACATTACGTGGATAAAAGTGCAG TGTCCTCTACAGCGCAACGGTATCGATTGCGGATACTTTGTAATGAGGTTTATGAGGGAAATCATTAATATGAATCAAATAGAGATTCCAATCACG tactttgatgaatacaagtgtgctcattacacgagactgcagttggaacaaatcaaggaggaattgtgtcaatattttattgagaaaagattaattagtatataa
- the LOC127119376 gene encoding uncharacterized protein LOC127119376 — MADDQHEEVSKKVSAEEEIRRGITVMRRVVQGRSRGIILDVYWSNQGQLIEPNGHTLTSFIGALVRNEIPITCDDWRNKELNESKEKIWSEIKRCFNIEEERRGFCMKLAGKLLRGFQTFLSSKFLKDADGNFVDAELPKKYESLISAEEWEAFKSKRQDPVFQRISATNRERASSPAYPYRKGRVGYGRLEQSMVSIYKLR, encoded by the exons atggctgatgaccaacatgaggaagttagtaaaaaagtatccgcggaagaagaaattcgaagaggcatcacagtaatgagaagggtggtccaaggaagatctcgaggcatcatactagatgtctattggagcaaccagggacagcttatagaacctaatgggcataccttaactagttttatcggtgcactagtaaggaatgaaattcccattacatgtgatgattggagaaacaaagagctgaatgagtccaaagaaaaaatttggagtgagataaag cgatgttttaacatcgaagaagaaagaagaggtttttgtatgaaattggccggaaagcttctaagagggtttcagacatttttatcatccaagttccttaaggatgcggatggtaattttgtggatgcggagcttcctaaaaaatatgaaagtttgatatcggctgaagaatgggaagctttcaaatccaaaagacaagacccggtttttcaaagaataagtgctacaaatcgggaaagagcatcaagtcccgcatatccgtaccgaaaaggacgtgtcggatatggacgcttagaacaatccatggtaagtatttataaattgcgataa